The DNA window TCGACATTGTATTTATCTCCTGTCATGTTGCGTAGTTTTACCTACCTCAACCTTGCCCTGTGATTGATTGTGTTTACTTTAAAACTACGCGTCTATTCTTTCTACATCTACCGCGACGGTTAACATATGATCACCTCCACCAAAAATAACCCCTTTTAAAGGCGTTACATCACTATAATCACGTCCCCAAGCAGTTGTTATGTGCTGATTCATTGGAATTTGGTTATTGGTGGGGTCAAAATCTATCCACCCTAATTCGGGCACATAAACGGCAAGCCAAGCGTGAGAGGCATCACTGCCTTGTAGTTTTACCTGTCCAGTCGGTGGTAAGGTTTCTAAATAACCACTGACATAACGCGCAGCTAATCCTAAGGCGCGTAAACAACCTATCATTAAGTGCGCAAAATCCTGACAAACCCCCCGTTTATGTTCTAAAACATCTAAAACGGGAGTCACAATAGTGGTAAAACTTGGGTCATATTTAAATTCTGTAAATATCCGTTGCATCAAGTCTAAACTGGCTTCTAATATCGGACGATTCGGAGTAAAAGAGACTTCTGCAAAAGTCTTTAATTGGGGATGAAACGGAATAAAGGGCGAATCGAGCAGATATTCGCGGGCTTCTATCATCGCTGTTTGTAATTGCTGACGGTCTTGCAATGAATGACGCACAGACTCCCATGAGGGCGAACTTTTAATTGCCGCAGGCGTTAAAGGTAATTGATTAATATCCACTTCGCTAATAGCCGTCACTGTCAATACTTTGTGCGGTGATTGAATGGCAAAATAACTAACTGAATTACCAAAATAATCAACATGTTCATATTGAATAGCAGGTATTGGTTTGACAGATAACTTGCTTTTTAGACAGGTTTGATAAAGGGAACTGCGTGGAGAAAGATGGGCTTCGTTATGACATAAAGACACAGGTGCATTGTAGCTATAAAGTGTTTTATGCGTGACGCGATACTTCATTGACGATTCCTTGCAAAACGGCGAAAGCGTGTATATACGGAGAATATTACCTGAAGCCTTACTAACTTTGAATGTGCTTTTTTGAATAAAGTAAATCTGTTCGTTGCCATCGTAATGAGCACAGGTTTTTTACGGATGATGAATGAAGGTTAAAAAATTTTTGTAGATGCAACGGTTTTTATAACAGCGGTTCGTATAAATCAATACAACATACCTGAATCAAGGTATTTTCTATACAACTTTTCTTATTGAGGAATTATTATGAAACGCGCTCTGTTATCTACCGTTGCTTTATTCGCCGTATTAACCACAAATGTTGTGATGGCTGAAGGTCGTACTCCTCCCTCTCCCGAAAAAATCAAGGAGATGAAAACAGAGATGTTCAAAAAAATTGATACTAACAGCGATGGTGCTATCTCTAAAGAAGAACTAGCCGCTGCCCCCGTACCGAAACATGCGGATGAGCAAAAGGCGGAAAAACGTCGCGAAATGGCATTTGAAAAAATCGATGCCAACAACGACGGTTCCATCTCTCTGGAAGAGTTCTTAGCTGTAGAACGCCCTAGAAAAATGCAATAATGCTTATTTGAAGGCATGTTCTCGCTTTAGGTAAAATAAAAAGAGTTCAAGATTCCATACTTGAACTCTTTTTTTATGCGTGAAGTAAGGTTTTTCTCAAGCATATTTTTTGCGTGAACATTTGTTGCAATTACGGCAACTATAGTGTTACTAATTTATGAGATTAGTAATAATCTGTTTTTACAGTTAATTTTTAAACAGAAATTCACAGAATTGAATGTGACGTATTTAAAATTAATAGCGGGGCATTTAAAAATTAAAAATCAGTCGTAGAATAAACAACTGTCTACATGATTGAACATTAATAAGCAATACTTTATGCTTTTTACATGAAAAACGTTTTCTAATATTACTTTCCCAACTGTACCGATTTTATGCTAACTGCTCACATCCGCCCCCTTTCCTGTCTTATTACATTCGCTGCCGTATCAAGTCTTTCAGGTTGTGCAACTGTTACTGCTGACAATGTCGACCCTTATGAACCAATAAATCGTAAGATTTACGCATTTAATGAAGCCATTGATGATGCGGTTTTACGACCTGTAGCAATGACCTATAAGGAAATTACGCCACGCCCTATTAACGAAGGAGTTTCTAATATATTTAGCAATGTTGGCGATGTTGTAGTAGTTGTGAATGATTTATTGCAGTTCAAAGGAAAACAAGCCGCATCAGACTCAATGCGTTTATTATTTAATTCTACTATTGGCATTTTTGGTATTTTAGATGTGGGTACAGCCTTCGGTTTTCCTAAACATTATGAAGATTTTGGACAAACATTAGGTTATTGGGGCGTTGGTAGCGGTTCTTATATTGTGTTGCCTTTTTTTGGACCTAGCTCAACTCGAGATACGGTAGGCTGGGCGGGTGATTTAGCCCTAGACCCACGTTGGTATATTGGTGAAGGTGAACGTACTCGTAATTTTATTGCGGTTACTAATGTTGTTAGTGCTGTTGATAAACGGGCGGATTTAATTGGGGTAGAAAAAGTACTCGACCAAGGCGCGTTAGACCAATATACCTATGTTCGCAATGCCTACTTACAGCGTCGTGAATTCCTCGTTTATGATGGCAATCCACCTAAAAAAGAATCCTCTGAGGAATTAGATGATTTGTTCAGTGATATAGAAGATAATAAGGACAAGCCCAAAGCCAGCACTCAGCCCGCCACTAAATAAGTGCATCACTGAGTTGCAATGCCTGTTTTTTAGCCTATTCAATCCTTGTGGATTTCCCTTAGAAAAAATCATAAGAAGCTAGAAACCAATGGAAAATGCTGAACTACGATTACTTGAAACCCGTCTTGATGAGTTGCTAACAGTTTGCGCACAATTAGCAAATGAAAATCAGCAGTTGCGACAAACACAGGAGCAATTATTGATTGAGCGCGATATTTTAATTGAAAAAAACCAGTTAGCCCGTAACCGTGTTGAAGCCATGATTGAACGTTTAAAAACGTTGGAATTAAATGTATGACTGTACACAGTGGTAAAACAATTCCTGTTAATTTACATATTCTCGATAAGGATTATGTGATTGCTTGCCCTGAAGAAGAACGAGAAACGCTCCTTGCCTCTGCGGATTATCTGAATAAAAAAGTGAAGGAAGTACGGGATGGTGGCAAAATAGTTAGCACTGAACGTATTGTTGTTGTGAGTGCGCTGAACATCATTCATGAATATTTTCGGTATAAACAAAATCATGAAATTGAGAGTAGCTCATTGAAAGATAAGGTGGTTTCTTTGCAGTCAAAAATTGAGCTTGCCTTACAAGAAATAAAGCGGTAGTCTTAAATCAAGTCTTTTCTTTATTGTGTTAGAAAAGCAAAGTTAGTCACGTAAATAACGGTTTCGGCATCCCCTGCTTAGGTTGTGAAAGCTTGTAATACTCTTGAACCTATAATTTTGCATCTCGGGAATAAAGAGTTACTGATTTTGTTGTGCATGCCCACCTTGAAGTGGGAAGTCTGATAAATCGCTCGATATACCCACTTGAACCACACGGTTCAGAGATGTCGCCGTAACAAACTGGGTAGGTGGGTGCTTTTAGCCCCACAAGATAATGAGACCATAGCCTTTATCTTTTCATTGCCTTAAATAAAGGCGCAGTCAAATCCACGCCTTTTCTTATCTTTAACTGGTTATAAAATAGCCAGCAATTCAACTTCAAATATTAATGTTGCATTTGGCGGAATTACGCCACCCGCACCCCGTGCGCCATAGCCTAATTGTGGTGGAATGGTTAGTTTACGAGTTCCCCCGATTTTCATACCTTGCACTCCTTCATCCCAACCAGCAATAACATGTCTCCCTCCTAAGATGAATTGAAAGGGTTCATTTCGTTTTTTGCTGGAATCAAATAATTGTCCATTGGTTAGCCAACCCGTGTAGTGGACAGAGACTTTTTTGCCCGCAATGGCTTCAGCACCAGTACCAACGATTGTATCTTCGTAAATTAAACCACTATTTGTTGTAATTTCAGCCATCTTTTATCCTCGCCTCAAGGCTAATAGTAAGGGAAAATAATAAGTACAACACAAACAGATGAACTGATGCAACTTTCAAGATTTTTCTTGATGTATTTATTTGATAGGGGCATAAATACGCCATAGAATAGAGGGGAATTAACTGATAGAGAATTAGGGTTATTCTTCGAGTCCAGATTTTTCTTGCCTTATAATTAAGCCATTTCAAACTTTATACGCACTATTATGGTGCATCAAATAAATTATCCTTTCCTAATTAAGTGAATATCTATAAATAGCAGGTTGATTTTTATATAAAAAAAAGCGTGGCATAATTATTGTAAATGGGTAAACGCTACAAAATAACCTGCTTAGTTTTGAATCAAATTGGTTAATCGCTCTGGATGGGATTGATTCACCTAATTAGATTTAGCCCACTTTTAGAAACAAGAATTTTTTACTGGCGGTTCGTTCGCTGTTTTATTTATTTCTGCTGTAACATAATACGCACGTTTTTTTGTGTCTTATGGCTACTTAAGTAATGATGTTCGTTCATGTTAGATGAATACATTTTTATGCTAAGGGCTTTTATTTTCATTTATTGACTGTTAGGAGGAAATATCCATGAAGATGGTGACTGCCATTATCAAACCTTTCAAGCTTGACGATGTGCGCGAATCTTTATCTGATATCGGTGTGCAAGGTATTACGGTAACAGAAGTTAAAGGATTCGGCAGACAAAAAGGTCATACTGAATTATATCGCGGTGCTGAATATGTTGTTGATTTTCTGCCTAAAGTAAAAATTGAGGCTGCTATCCAAGACGATTTAGTAGAGCAGGTTATTGATGCAATTACAAAAGCTGCAAATACTGGCAAGATTGGTGATGGGAAAATTTTTGTTTTCGATTTAGAGCAAGCTATTCGTATTCGTACAGGCGAAACAGGAAGCGACGCACTGTAATTCTTAATAAATCCCTTTTCTATTTAAATCTATAGGGAGTTTCACAATGCCTTTAGATGTCGCAAGTGCCACTATCGAAACTCGATATGCACTGGATACTTTTTATTTATTATTGACAGGCGTACTTGTGATGTTTATGGCGGCAGGCTTTGCAATGTTAGAGTCTGGCTTAGTTCGCGCCAAAAACACAGCTGAAATCCTGACAAAAAATATTACGTTATATGCAATCGCTTGCATTATGTACATGCTAGTGGGTTACAACCTCATGTATCCTAGCGGTGAGGGGATTATTGCAGGTATTATTCCGCATTTAAGTTTTATGCTAGGCAGTGAGCAAACAGCCGAGAGTGTGTTAAATGGGACTGCTAGCAAAGGCTATGCATTAAGAGCGGATTTCTTTTTCCAAGTTGTCTTTGTTGCAACTGCGATGTCTGTCGTTTCTGGTGCTGTCGCGGAGCGCATGAAATTATGGGCGTTTTTGCTATTTGCAATTGTTATGACAGCGTTCATTTATCCCATTCAAGGCTATTGGAAATGGGGGGCAGGTTGGTTAGATGCTATTCCTTTCTTAAATGGCGCGTCTTTTAAAGATTTCGCAGGTTCAGGTATTGTCCATTTATGTGGTGCAACGGCTGCTTTAGCAGGGGTTTTATTACTGGGTGCACGTAAAGGCAAATATGGTTCTAACGGACAAGTCAACCCTATGCCAGGGGCAAATTTACCCTTAGCCACTTTAGGAACGATGATTTTATGGTTTGGTTGGTTTGGGTTTAATGGTGGTTCTCAATTAAAGCTCAGTACTATCAATGATGCTAATGCAATTGCGTCAGTCATTGTGAATACCAACATGGCAGCGGCAGGGGGATTAGTCGCAGCAACATTAGTGTCGCGTATTCTCTTCGGTAAAGCGGATTTAACCATGATACTCAATGGTGCATTAGCTGGTTTAGTTGCCATTACCGCAGAACCTTCTACGCCAACCCCTTCTTTTGCAGTGATGATTGGGGCTGTTGGTGGTGTGTTGGTAATATTTTCTATTGTCACTTTGGATAAGATGCGGATTGATGATCCTGTTGGTGCTATTTCTGTGCATGGTGTCGCAGGGATTTGGGGGTTATTAGCTGTTCCTATTACCAATACAGCGGCTAAATTCTCTGCCCAATTTGTCGGTATTATTGCTATTTTCTCTTGGGTATTTATTACTAGCTTTATTGTCTGGTTTATCTTAAAGCTCACGATTGGTATTCGCATGTCAGAAGAGGAAGAATATGAAGGCGCGGATATTTCAGAGTGTGGTTTAGAAGCTTATCCAGAGTTTATGCATAAGTAATTCTTTATTAAGAGGACATGTGATGTTCTCTTAAACAAATTTAATGTAAGTTTGTTTTGACCTTTGTTTTTCATGGAGATTTCTTGAATGAAAAAAGCGTTATTACACTTTTCAAGCATATTACTGCTTGTATTAAGTCAAGTGGCGTTAGCGGATGAGCCACCCGCAGCCCCTGCTCCTGCTACAACCCCTAGTACAGAAGCGACAGCTCCTGCAACTGCGACAGATACAACAAATGCCGCAAATCCTGCCCCTGTTTCTGCACCAGCTGAGACAACGGCTGCCGCACCTGTCGCCGCAGAAGAAGCACCGAAACCAACCGTTGATAAAAGTGACATTGCGTGGATTATGATTTCTACCGCGTTAGTGTTGTTAATGACCCCTGGGTTAGCACTGTTTTATGGTGGTTTAGTGCGGGCTAAAAATGCGTTAAATATGTTTATGAAAGTGTTTGTATCCATGGGTTTAATCTCTGTTTTATGGGTTGTTATTGGCTATAGTATCGCTTTCCAGCCGAATAACCCGTATTTTGGTGGAATAGATTGGTTGCTGTTAAATGGTGTTGGTTTAACCCCGCATGATTTTTACGCGACTACTTTACCGCATCAATTATTTATGGTTTTCCAAATGATGTTTGCCATTATTACTGTTGCCCTGATTGCAGGCGCGGTGGCAGAACGGATGAAGTTTGTTAGCTTTGTCATTTTTATGGGGATTTGGAGCTTAGTCGTTTACGCACCTTTAGCGCACATGGTTTGGGGTAAAGGCGGTTATTTATTTGATATGGGCGCGTTAGACTTTGCGGGTGGTGCAGTCGTTCATATTTCCTCTGGTTTCTCTGGTTTAATGCTGGCTATTTTATTAGGCAAACGGAAAATTGGTTCTCATGAAGATGTCCGTCCACATAATTTACCCTTTACGTTAGTGGGGGCGGGTTTATTGTGGTTTGGTTGGTTTGGTTTTAACGCAGGTTCTGCGGTTGCTTCTAATGAATTAGCGGTGAGTGCTTTTGTGGTGACACAAATTGCTTGTGGTACAGCGGCATTAACTTGGTTAGTGCTTGAGTCTTTATTCTATGGCAAACCAACGGCTTTAGGTTTTGCATCTGGCGCGGTTGCGGGGCTTGTCGCAATTACGCCTGCAGCAGGTTTTGTCAATGTTACAGGGGCTTTAATTTTAGGGGCGACCGTTCCGCTAGTTTGTTTAATTGCTATTCGCTTAAAACATAAATTAGGCTATGATGATACTTTAGATGCTTTTGGTATTCATGGGGTTGGTGGTGTTTGGGGCGCGATTTTAACAGGCGTGTTAGCTGACCCAGCTATTAATTCTTTAGGTAAAGGGCTGATGTATGGTGGTGAAATGAGCGTGTTGACCACTCAATTCATCAGCGTTGGTATTGCGATTGGTATGGCATTAGTCGGTACATTCTTAATTGCTTTTATTCTCAAACTCACTATTGGCTTACGGGTTGATGATGAATCTGAGCAAAGTGGTTTAGATGTGAAATTACACGGTGAAATGGCTTATTCTAATGGTGCAAACTAATCGTTAAAACGATTTCAAGTTAGTTAGTCAATCTGACCTGTCAAGTATCATGCTTGGCAGGTTTTTTTTTGGGGAAAATTTATGGGTTTGTTTTCCTTTCTTCTGGAACGGGAGCAACTGTTGAGGCTGGTATAGCTTCAATTTGTGTATTAATGACTAATTGATTTGCAGTTCGTCCTGCTTCGGTTTGCACTTCATGAAAATTCGGCAAGGCTTGAAAGGCTTCTACATAAAAACGAGGGTCTATAGCGGTTGCTTCAATCGTAAATTTTAAACGACCTGTTTGATAAGACCAGTCAACTAATTTGACTTTTTGTGGCAGTGTTTCGGCAACTTGAGCCATTAACGTCAATTGAGACGGTTGTTTATTCAACGCTAATAATTGGGTTAAGCGTTGTTGGTCTGCTAATGTTGCGGTACGGGCTTCTAAAATGGGGCTGGCTTGTCCCATCAATGTATCTATTTCAGTTTTTAATGTTGTTAGCCCTTGTTGCCATCGCCAAATATTAACCCCTTGCCAGCTTATTAATCCGATAAATAATCCGCCTGCTAATACAAACCAGACGCGCTCTTGACGTAGTAATGTGCTAGAAAAAAGTTGATGGGTTTTTGCCCATGTTTTTTCGAGTAAAGGGGGGTTTTCTACGGTGGGGATTTGATGGCTGAGTGGTAAGGCATGGGCACGTTGGAAACGTTGCCATTCTAATAAGGTGGGGGGATTTGACCACCAACGACTTCCTATTAAAATGCCATTTTGCCAGACCTGTCCTTCAACCCCTGTTAGACAAGCCAATAAGCGTGCCCCTTCGGTTTTAGGACGGGCATAGAGGACTGATTCAGGTAGGGTAATACTGGGTTTAACGGCTTGTTGTGTTAATGCTTCTTGATAAGGGGCTTGTTCCCACACCCACACTTGCGCATATGTTCCTTGCCATGTGATAAAGCATTGATATTGGCTGAAAGGACTCCATTGGCGGATTTTTAGTGTTAAAACGGTTTCCCAACGATGGCTAGGAACATCACTTAAATCAAAAAGGTGATAGTGACATAAACACCGCCCGATTATCCATTCTCGCCGTCCACTGCTGTTATGGGTTGGGGCAATAATTTCATGATGGGTTTGTAGATAGCGTTGTGGTAAAAAGAGGCGTTTCAACATACTTGGGTTTAGCTTGCTGGTAAGTCTCAAAGAGCGGTAATTCTACGCTATAAAGCACTTGCCACGGCATACTTTTTTCAATCAGTGGATTAAACCAGAAATGAATTTGCCGAATACGCTGGCTTTTTTCATGCCAAATTGTTAAGCGTAAATAGGCACTGGCAAAATAGACCATTTCTTCTTCCCCCATTGGTAAAATAACCCCTGTTAAACGGCTAATGAGTTCGAGAGAGGTCAAGGGTTGTTCTATTCGTGCCGCAATCACACGTTGAGCAGCCTCAGCATTGAGTCCATAGACAGATTGTAAGACTAATGAAGGTGCAGTATTGATATTCGGATAACCACTGGTTGCGATAGACGTATTTTGTTCCCAGATGCCAGATTTCCATAAGTGATGTAACTCACGCCAACCTAAAATTTGTTTGACTTGGGAAGGCGTTTGTAGGCGACGATTGGGCGGTGGTGGGAGGTTTTGTTCTTGATATTGATAACTTTCTGCACCGTTAATGCGGTGGTTATCGTCTAAATCAGTGAAGTCTTTTAGTTTATCCAGCAAGGGGTCACGTTGATCGGTTTCAACGCCTAATAGTCCTAAAAAGCGAAAAAAGCTTGCATCAGAAATCCAACCCACATTAAGCAATCCACCTTCATCTTGTAAGGCAAATTTGGCAAGCCCTAAGCCATGATAAACTTGGTCATCTAAGGTTATTTCAGTGTGTGTAATTTCGCTTAGGCTAAAGTCATCTTCGAATAATTGTGTTGTATCGACAGGTGTTTTCGTCTCAACGGGATGCAAGGACGGTACAGTCAGCCCTGCCATATTGAAGGTTTTGGTATTGAGTAAATACAGTAATGTTGCTTGTGTATTTTGTATATCTATTTCGCCCTGTACATTTTCTTGCATGGTCTGTACAAGCGCGATAGTTTGTTGCGTCCAAAGTGCAAATGCACTCGCTGCAAGCGTTGCTATGGCAATTATCCACAAGGTCATGACGAGAATAAAACCACGCTGGCGTTTTACAGGTTGTATAAATATCGTCATGTTTAATCTATTAATACATGATTAATCATCGTCATCTATCTCACTGTCTGCTTTATTAGGCATCAGTGCATTGCGTAAACGCTGTTTAAAGGCTTTCATGGTTGGTTTAGGAATGACTGACTCGGCATGAACCCGTTGCGCGTGAATGATGGTTAATAGTGCCTCATCGTGCTGTTGTCGTGCACTTGCGATAAGTGGGTGTAAACTGCTATCGAGTAATTCGCCTTGTTGGTCTTTAACCACGTCATAAATGGCAGCTAACGCAATTTGTTCCGCTTGTCCCATTTTGCATTTGCTATCTAGTATTTTCAGCATAACGGCTGTAACACAATCAATATCAATAGGAGAAAATGGGGTTGTTTGTGCCCATAATGCGGCAGGATGTGGCGTTATCATCATAAATCGAGCCATGGAAATGTCGTGAGAAGAGATAAACAAGGCGTAGCAGTATTGATACGCCTTGAATGGGATAGATTAAGCCTGTTGCTGTTTGGCAATTTCAGCGCGTACTTTATCCATATCTAAACTTTTTGCTTTTTCTATAACCTCTTGTAGTTGAGTTTTTGGCAACGCGCCTGCTTGTGAAAAAATGATAATTTGATCGCGAAATATCATCAGGGTTGGAATAGAACGAATTTGGAAATGAGCCGCTAAACTTTGTTGCTCTTCTGTATTGACCTTTGCAAAGACAACATCAGGATTTTCTACAGCAACCGCTTCATAAGTGGGTGCAAACGAACGACACGGCGCACACCAAGGAGCCCAAAAGTCGATGAATACAGTGCTGTTCCCTGTTACGACTTGTTCGAAGTTGTCTGCCGTTAATTCAATGACTGCCACGATAATTCCTCTTAAATTTAGGTAAGTAAAGCAAGTATGGGTTTACAACAAGCGTTTATTAATAGACAGCGATTTTTAAGACATCAAGGTTTTTCATTATTAGAGTTATTAATTGCATTAGCGATTTTTGCTGTAATTGCGGTTTTAGCCTATGGAGGATTAACCGTTGTTTTAAATACTCGGGAACAGACAGATTTGCAAGCAGCGCAGTTAGCGCAGTTACAACAAGTATTTAGTTTATTAGCACGCGATGTAGAACAAGTTATCATGCGTCCTATTCGTAATAAATATGGGGATAACGAGCCAGCTTTTACAGGTGAAATAACTCAGTTAGAGTTTACACGGGCAGGTTGGCGGAATCCAACCCAAGCAACACGCAGCACGTTGCAACGTGTCCGTTATTATTGGTCTGAGCAACAGTGGTGGCGTTCATCATGGAATGTGTTAGACCAAGCTCAAGACAGTAAGCCAGAAACAGCCACATTATTATCAAATGTGACGGCTGTGCAGATTCGTTTTTTAGATAGCGAGGCGAGATGGCATGACCAATGGTCATCTGCACTCTCTGCTACACAAACAACGCGACAAACAAATGATGGCACATCCTCTATTGTTGCTTTAAAAGCGATTGAGGTGAGTTTAACCCTCAAAGATTGGGGAAAATTAACTCGTTTGTTTCGAGTCGTTTATCTGCCACAAACTGAGCAATTAGATAGGAATTAACCTGAGTACGGCGATTTTTATAAAATAAAACAGAGACCTGCTAGGTTTTCAAAACCTAGCAGGTCTTTTTTTGTCTGAATCAGAATTCACAGAATTTTCAGAATTAGCAGAATTAAAAAACGTGATTCGCATTAATTTCTTGGTTTAAGGGGTTTAAATTCCGTTAATTCTGATTCATATAACATATTGTTTTTTTAAAAATATCTATTGAATTCATGTTTTATTAGGGTCTTGTTTTTGCAAAAATGGTGTTAATAGATTTTTCCCGCGTTCAAACTCTTGTTGAAACAATTCTTGAAAAATAGCGGTATCTGGTAAATGTCCTTCTTTTACGCGACTAAAGTATAAGGTTAGTGTTTGTCCTAGTGCATAAGTGGTTGCGCCTGTATAAACGGCACTGACTGCAGAGCCATAAACAGGAATAAGTTTTAACAGTTCTCGTCCGCCTAAACGGAGTAAATAGCTGATGCCTAATGTACTGCTTAATTCCATGAGCAATGCGCTATCCATCGGTTGGTGATACAGTGAGGCAATGGCTTGTGCCATTTTAACTTGAATCGCTAATACAACAGGTGTGCCGACCAGAGGAATTGGTATTGCACCTGCTCCCCCTGCAATCAACGCATAAGCAATGGTGTGTTGATGCGCGGCTTCAGCGTGTATGCTAGATAGGTTAGTTTCTTGTTGACCCACTAAATCACGCAGGCTGAAGCAAAGGGCATTTTCTAAGGTTTGCCAGAGTTCGTCGATGCCGTAAAACTCAGGGGTATAACCCTCTTCTGCACGGGTGAAATCAATCGGGACAAAATGTGCTTGTATCTCTGCATTAA is part of the Beggiatoa alba B18LD genome and encodes:
- a CDS encoding transglutaminase family protein, with the protein product MKYRVTHKTLYSYNAPVSLCHNEAHLSPRSSLYQTCLKSKLSVKPIPAIQYEHVDYFGNSVSYFAIQSPHKVLTVTAISEVDINQLPLTPAAIKSSPSWESVRHSLQDRQQLQTAMIEAREYLLDSPFIPFHPQLKTFAEVSFTPNRPILEASLDLMQRIFTEFKYDPSFTTIVTPVLDVLEHKRGVCQDFAHLMIGCLRALGLAARYVSGYLETLPPTGQVKLQGSDASHAWLAVYVPELGWIDFDPTNNQIPMNQHITTAWGRDYSDVTPLKGVIFGGGDHMLTVAVDVERIDA
- a CDS encoding EF-hand domain-containing protein, with amino-acid sequence MKRALLSTVALFAVLTTNVVMAEGRTPPSPEKIKEMKTEMFKKIDTNSDGAISKEELAAAPVPKHADEQKAEKRREMAFEKIDANNDGSISLEEFLAVERPRKMQ
- a CDS encoding MlaA family lipoprotein; protein product: MLTAHIRPLSCLITFAAVSSLSGCATVTADNVDPYEPINRKIYAFNEAIDDAVLRPVAMTYKEITPRPINEGVSNIFSNVGDVVVVVNDLLQFKGKQAASDSMRLLFNSTIGIFGILDVGTAFGFPKHYEDFGQTLGYWGVGSGSYIVLPFFGPSSTRDTVGWAGDLALDPRWYIGEGERTRNFIAVTNVVSAVDKRADLIGVEKVLDQGALDQYTYVRNAYLQRREFLVYDGNPPKKESSEELDDLFSDIEDNKDKPKASTQPATK
- a CDS encoding TIGR02449 family protein gives rise to the protein MENAELRLLETRLDELLTVCAQLANENQQLRQTQEQLLIERDILIEKNQLARNRVEAMIERLKTLELNV
- a CDS encoding cell division protein ZapA translates to MTVHSGKTIPVNLHILDKDYVIACPEEERETLLASADYLNKKVKEVRDGGKIVSTERIVVVSALNIIHEYFRYKQNHEIESSSLKDKVVSLQSKIELALQEIKR
- a CDS encoding FKBP-type peptidyl-prolyl cis-trans isomerase, which produces MAEITTNSGLIYEDTIVGTGAEAIAGKKVSVHYTGWLTNGQLFDSSKKRNEPFQFILGGRHVIAGWDEGVQGMKIGGTRKLTIPPQLGYGARGAGGVIPPNATLIFEVELLAIL
- the glnK gene encoding P-II family nitrogen regulator — protein: MKMVTAIIKPFKLDDVRESLSDIGVQGITVTEVKGFGRQKGHTELYRGAEYVVDFLPKVKIEAAIQDDLVEQVIDAITKAANTGKIGDGKIFVFDLEQAIRIRTGETGSDAL
- a CDS encoding ammonium transporter, producing the protein MPLDVASATIETRYALDTFYLLLTGVLVMFMAAGFAMLESGLVRAKNTAEILTKNITLYAIACIMYMLVGYNLMYPSGEGIIAGIIPHLSFMLGSEQTAESVLNGTASKGYALRADFFFQVVFVATAMSVVSGAVAERMKLWAFLLFAIVMTAFIYPIQGYWKWGAGWLDAIPFLNGASFKDFAGSGIVHLCGATAALAGVLLLGARKGKYGSNGQVNPMPGANLPLATLGTMILWFGWFGFNGGSQLKLSTINDANAIASVIVNTNMAAAGGLVAATLVSRILFGKADLTMILNGALAGLVAITAEPSTPTPSFAVMIGAVGGVLVIFSIVTLDKMRIDDPVGAISVHGVAGIWGLLAVPITNTAAKFSAQFVGIIAIFSWVFITSFIVWFILKLTIGIRMSEEEEYEGADISECGLEAYPEFMHK
- a CDS encoding ammonium transporter, whose amino-acid sequence is MKKALLHFSSILLLVLSQVALADEPPAAPAPATTPSTEATAPATATDTTNAANPAPVSAPAETTAAAPVAAEEAPKPTVDKSDIAWIMISTALVLLMTPGLALFYGGLVRAKNALNMFMKVFVSMGLISVLWVVIGYSIAFQPNNPYFGGIDWLLLNGVGLTPHDFYATTLPHQLFMVFQMMFAIITVALIAGAVAERMKFVSFVIFMGIWSLVVYAPLAHMVWGKGGYLFDMGALDFAGGAVVHISSGFSGLMLAILLGKRKIGSHEDVRPHNLPFTLVGAGLLWFGWFGFNAGSAVASNELAVSAFVVTQIACGTAALTWLVLESLFYGKPTALGFASGAVAGLVAITPAAGFVNVTGALILGATVPLVCLIAIRLKHKLGYDDTLDAFGIHGVGGVWGAILTGVLADPAINSLGKGLMYGGEMSVLTTQFISVGIAIGMALVGTFLIAFILKLTIGLRVDDESEQSGLDVKLHGEMAYSNGAN
- a CDS encoding type II secretion system minor pseudopilin, which translates into the protein MTIFIQPVKRQRGFILVMTLWIIAIATLAASAFALWTQQTIALVQTMQENVQGEIDIQNTQATLLYLLNTKTFNMAGLTVPSLHPVETKTPVDTTQLFEDDFSLSEITHTEITLDDQVYHGLGLAKFALQDEGGLLNVGWISDASFFRFLGLLGVETDQRDPLLDKLKDFTDLDDNHRINGAESYQYQEQNLPPPPNRRLQTPSQVKQILGWRELHHLWKSGIWEQNTSIATSGYPNINTAPSLVLQSVYGLNAEAAQRVIAARIEQPLTSLELISRLTGVILPMGEEEMVYFASAYLRLTIWHEKSQRIRQIHFWFNPLIEKSMPWQVLYSVELPLFETYQQAKPKYVETPLFTTTLSTNPS
- the trxA gene encoding thioredoxin, with the translated sequence MAVIELTADNFEQVVTGNSTVFIDFWAPWCAPCRSFAPTYEAVAVENPDVVFAKVNTEEQQSLAAHFQIRSIPTLMIFRDQIIIFSQAGALPKTQLQEVIEKAKSLDMDKVRAEIAKQQQA
- the gspJ gene encoding type II secretion system minor pseudopilin GspJ, whose product is MGLQQAFINRQRFLRHQGFSLLELLIALAIFAVIAVLAYGGLTVVLNTREQTDLQAAQLAQLQQVFSLLARDVEQVIMRPIRNKYGDNEPAFTGEITQLEFTRAGWRNPTQATRSTLQRVRYYWSEQQWWRSSWNVLDQAQDSKPETATLLSNVTAVQIRFLDSEARWHDQWSSALSATQTTRQTNDGTSSIVALKAIEVSLTLKDWGKLTRLFRVVYLPQTEQLDRN